The following proteins come from a genomic window of Pseudomonas putida:
- a CDS encoding diguanylate cyclase: MDNRSGKGLSFVRRIYLPRVIGLGIGLFSVAAAVAPLSPPTWAWLLLLFNGLLWPHLAYQWARRSIAPYQAEQRNLLLDSLMGGFWTAAMHFNPLPCVTVLSMMTMNNVAAGGKRLVLRGLMAQLVGVLLASALLGTGLQLDATPLQIYACLPMLTLYPLALGWVCYRLAIKLAEHKRRLRDLSLTDSLTGLLNHGAWKDLLLLRFQACQNLQMPSVIALIDIDHFKTINDTFGHVVGDCVLRKMSDELRRNLRAGDLAGRYGGDEFCVILPDTSESEARQAMERLRERIVCYRDPQLPHLKISLSIGMSSFRADLQSPEHWLEKADKALYCAKRRGRDQVNFEHDETTTLQPASLAEYPR, from the coding sequence ATGGACAACCGCAGCGGCAAGGGACTTTCTTTCGTCAGGCGTATCTATCTGCCACGGGTGATCGGCCTTGGCATTGGGCTGTTCAGCGTCGCCGCAGCGGTCGCGCCACTTTCGCCCCCCACCTGGGCATGGTTGCTGCTGCTCTTCAACGGATTGCTCTGGCCCCATTTGGCCTATCAATGGGCACGGCGCTCGATTGCACCGTACCAGGCGGAACAGCGCAATCTGTTGCTGGACTCACTGATGGGTGGCTTCTGGACCGCAGCCATGCATTTCAACCCCCTGCCCTGCGTCACTGTGCTCTCGATGATGACCATGAACAATGTGGCCGCTGGCGGCAAGCGCTTGGTCCTGCGAGGGCTAATGGCACAACTGGTCGGTGTGCTGCTAGCCAGCGCATTGCTGGGCACAGGGTTACAGCTCGACGCTACACCACTGCAGATCTATGCCTGCCTGCCAATGCTGACACTCTATCCACTGGCCCTGGGTTGGGTGTGTTACCGCCTGGCGATCAAGCTCGCCGAGCACAAGCGCCGCCTTCGCGACCTGAGCCTGACCGACAGTCTGACCGGGCTGCTCAATCACGGTGCCTGGAAGGACCTGCTCCTGCTGCGCTTCCAGGCTTGCCAGAACTTGCAGATGCCATCAGTGATTGCCCTGATCGATATCGACCATTTCAAGACCATCAATGACACGTTCGGCCACGTGGTCGGCGATTGCGTGCTGCGAAAGATGAGCGATGAGCTCAGACGCAACCTGCGGGCGGGCGACCTGGCGGGGCGCTATGGTGGCGACGAATTTTGCGTGATTCTGCCCGATACCAGTGAGAGTGAGGCCAGGCAGGCCATGGAGCGTCTGCGCGAGCGCATCGTTTGCTACCGTGACCCACAACTGCCGCATTTGAAAATCAGCCTGAGTATCGGCATGTCATCCTTCCGGGCAGACCTCCAATCCCCCGAACACTGGCTGGAAAAGGCCGACAAGGCACTCTATTGCGCCAAGCGACGCGGTCGCGATCAGGTCAATTTCGAACATGACGAGACCACAACGCTTCAGCCCGCATCCCTGGCAGAATATCCTCGCTGA
- a CDS encoding formate/nitrite transporter family protein produces MSDAQSEKTPGLSADEEKEVSHNQPPRAAVLHEIIRYQGDQELERTLAALWWSALAAGLTMGLSFMAMGLFYARLPEGESAQVVASIGYSAGFLAVILARQQLFTENTITAVLPIMTTPTFANLGRLLRLWGVVLVGNLAGTLLVAWVMLELPIFDSKTDVAFLEIGRKVMENDISQMFAKGIVSGWMIATMVWMIPSMEHAKIWIILMITYLMALGDFTHIVVGSVEVSYLVWAGDETWRSFWLEFALPTLAGNIIGGSFIFALISHAQVRSDSGKPPSQLLKDEKKSSFGKQDNKQ; encoded by the coding sequence ATGAGCGATGCGCAGAGCGAGAAGACCCCTGGCCTGTCGGCTGATGAAGAGAAAGAAGTCAGCCATAACCAACCCCCGAGGGCGGCGGTTCTGCACGAGATCATTCGCTACCAGGGCGACCAGGAACTGGAGCGCACCCTAGCGGCGCTTTGGTGGTCGGCCTTGGCTGCTGGCCTGACCATGGGCCTTTCATTCATGGCCATGGGGCTGTTCTACGCTCGCCTGCCGGAAGGTGAGAGTGCCCAGGTTGTAGCCAGCATTGGCTACAGCGCAGGCTTTCTTGCGGTGATCCTGGCGCGTCAACAACTGTTTACTGAAAACACCATCACAGCGGTGCTGCCGATCATGACAACGCCGACCTTCGCCAACCTCGGGCGCCTTTTGCGGCTGTGGGGCGTGGTGCTGGTCGGCAACCTGGCAGGCACATTGCTGGTCGCCTGGGTCATGCTCGAACTACCCATTTTCGACAGCAAGACGGATGTCGCCTTCCTCGAGATCGGCCGCAAGGTGATGGAGAACGATATCAGCCAGATGTTTGCCAAGGGCATTGTATCGGGTTGGATGATAGCGACCATGGTGTGGATGATCCCGTCCATGGAGCACGCCAAGATCTGGATCATCCTGATGATCACCTACCTAATGGCGCTGGGCGACTTCACTCACATCGTCGTAGGCTCGGTGGAGGTGTCCTATCTGGTCTGGGCAGGAGACGAAACCTGGCGCAGCTTCTGGCTTGAGTTTGCCCTGCCGACCTTGGCCGGGAATATCATTGGTGGCAGCTTCATTTTTGCCCTGATCAGCCACGCCCAGGTGCGCAGCGACAGCGGCAAGCCACCTTCGCAGCTATTGAAGGATGAAAAAAAGTCTTCATTCGGCAAGCAGGACAACAAGCAATGA
- a CDS encoding acetolactate synthase large subunit produces MAKAADVVVQCLENEGVEYVFGIPGEENLDLLESLRKSKIKLVLTRHEQSAGFMAATYGRLTGKTGVSLSTLGPGATNLVTASAYAYLGGMPMMMITGQKPIKKSKQGRFQIIDVCGMMDPITKYTHQFASADNIPSRMREAFRLAEEEKPGAVHLELPEDIAAEQTDAMPIPRSLHRRPLAEHVAIEAAIEKLRTARSPILVIGAGANRKMTAKVLKQLVDKTGIPFVTTQLGKGVVDERSPRFLGNAALSSGDFVHRAIEAADLIVNIGHDVIEKPPFFMVRGGTEVIHINFRSAEVDAVYFPQVEVIGDIANAVWQIAEGLGDTSHWDFTRLMAIREANEAQIAEGADDDRFPVYPQRLVADIRRVLPSEGIVALDNGIYKIWFARNYKAHKPNTVLLDNALATMGAGLPSAMAAHLVYPDRPVISVCGDGGFMMNSQELETAVRLGMHVTVVILRDDGYGMIRWKQANMGFTDFGLDYGNPDFVKYAEAYGANGHRVESAEGLLPLLEHCIKTPGVHVIDCPVDYSENDRILNSELRERALAV; encoded by the coding sequence ATGGCCAAGGCCGCCGATGTCGTTGTGCAATGCCTGGAAAACGAAGGTGTCGAGTATGTGTTCGGCATTCCTGGTGAGGAAAACCTCGACCTGCTGGAATCCCTGCGCAAGTCGAAGATCAAGCTGGTACTGACTCGCCATGAGCAGTCTGCGGGCTTCATGGCAGCCACCTATGGCCGCCTGACCGGCAAGACCGGCGTAAGCCTGTCGACCCTGGGCCCCGGCGCTACCAACCTGGTAACTGCCAGTGCGTACGCCTACCTGGGCGGCATGCCGATGATGATGATTACCGGCCAGAAGCCGATCAAGAAGTCCAAGCAGGGCCGCTTCCAGATCATCGATGTGTGCGGCATGATGGACCCCATCACCAAGTACACCCACCAGTTCGCCTCGGCCGACAACATCCCTTCGCGCATGCGTGAAGCGTTCCGCCTGGCCGAAGAAGAAAAACCGGGCGCCGTGCACCTGGAGCTGCCGGAAGACATCGCCGCCGAGCAGACCGATGCCATGCCGATCCCGCGCAGCCTGCACCGCCGTCCGCTGGCCGAGCACGTGGCCATTGAAGCTGCCATCGAGAAACTGCGCACCGCACGCAGCCCTATCCTGGTGATCGGTGCCGGTGCCAACCGCAAGATGACCGCCAAGGTCCTCAAGCAACTGGTCGATAAGACCGGTATCCCGTTCGTCACCACCCAGCTGGGCAAGGGTGTGGTTGACGAGCGCAGCCCGCGCTTCCTGGGTAATGCTGCGCTGTCGTCCGGTGATTTCGTACACCGTGCGATCGAAGCGGCCGACCTGATCGTCAACATCGGCCACGATGTGATCGAGAAGCCGCCGTTCTTCATGGTCCGTGGCGGCACCGAAGTCATCCATATCAACTTCCGTTCCGCCGAAGTCGACGCCGTGTACTTCCCGCAGGTTGAAGTGATCGGCGACATCGCCAACGCCGTCTGGCAGATCGCTGAAGGCCTGGGCGACACCTCGCACTGGGACTTCACCCGCCTCATGGCGATTCGTGAAGCCAACGAGGCCCAGATCGCCGAAGGCGCCGACGATGACCGCTTCCCGGTCTACCCTCAGCGCCTGGTTGCCGATATCCGTCGTGTACTGCCGTCCGAAGGCATCGTCGCCCTGGACAACGGCATCTACAAGATCTGGTTCGCGCGCAACTACAAGGCTCACAAACCCAACACCGTACTGCTCGACAACGCTCTGGCGACCATGGGCGCCGGCCTGCCGTCGGCCATGGCAGCGCACCTGGTGTACCCGGACCGCCCGGTGATCTCGGTATGTGGCGACGGCGGCTTCATGATGAACAGCCAAGAGCTGGAAACCGCAGTCCGTCTGGGCATGCACGTTACCGTGGTAATCCTGCGTGACGACGGCTACGGCATGATCCGCTGGAAGCAGGCCAACATGGGCTTCACCGATTTCGGCCTGGACTACGGCAACCCGGACTTCGTCAAGTACGCCGAAGCCTACGGTGCCAATGGCCACCGCGTGGAAAGCGCCGAAGGTTTGCTGCCGCTGCTCGAGCACTGCATCAAGACCCCGGGCGTGCACGTGATCGACTGCCCGGTCGACTACAGCGAGAACGACCGCATTCTCAACAGCGAGCTGCGTGAGCGCGCGCTGGCGGTGTAA
- a CDS encoding flavin monoamine oxidase family protein, with protein sequence MTIGSSYNHPANLAIEPLSTLQPWAARFPNPPDLCFDYRRLIEQKGGIARTVQPDHRICIIGAGVTGLTAARELLRCGFTQITLIEQSRRIGGRHLTVVNNLGNYKQPTTPFEMGAMRMPFFNRTGEPAKDGRSLMAYYANLFDLRLSDFPNPGTPWVNATGIYLREGQLDEKSDPALLIWRNPEGDTPPPTATLQRIHGKWTRFAELFAEKVATFYGTQSWESMWSAIVERYHRLSFRELVHQPVLDHWDPANPGDFGGLGMDRDESAIFYAIGIGDGSWGAFYDVCCLYPLRTAIFGFSSHLQLVHGRVDQEGKPFGAPYLGVETVPDSKGLMFQAPAYLGLAAMDDCLLFMDIDTRGASLYNHLAQRDDGLLTDSSVCGLQKLPDGRIRVQYRWQWSNSQREQLLHDDFDSVILTTPSWLIETQIRLSDFSRESLPQPIMDAWKHAHWETSCKVYAPLKKAFLDRQFPLPQILITDSFVHDVYAYRYNDSYTDDCILLSYTWEDDATKLAAFSDEELVQKCITELDRILLRCSNIGEAISPYIDTRNIRIQRWMTDRNALGCAKLYRAGTYYDAVGLMKYNRELSTSSGLYLAGESFSVDAGWTEPCLRTAIDTVINICDRTSAKFHGGFTLDDYPHYQVR encoded by the coding sequence ATGACCATCGGATCGTCATACAATCACCCCGCCAACCTGGCCATTGAGCCTCTTTCAACCTTGCAACCTTGGGCTGCGCGCTTCCCGAATCCACCAGACCTTTGCTTTGACTATCGCCGGCTGATTGAGCAAAAAGGTGGTATCGCGCGTACCGTCCAACCGGACCATCGAATCTGCATCATCGGCGCTGGTGTTACCGGTTTGACCGCTGCCCGTGAGCTCCTGCGTTGCGGCTTCACCCAAATCACCTTGATCGAGCAATCCCGGCGTATTGGCGGCCGCCACCTGACAGTGGTGAATAACCTCGGCAATTACAAGCAGCCTACTACCCCTTTTGAAATGGGGGCAATGCGCATGCCTTTCTTCAACAGGACGGGAGAACCTGCCAAGGACGGACGTTCGCTGATGGCCTACTACGCCAACTTATTCGATTTGCGCCTCTCAGACTTTCCTAATCCTGGTACACCTTGGGTGAATGCCACAGGGATCTACCTGCGGGAAGGTCAGCTTGACGAAAAAAGTGATCCGGCCCTTCTGATCTGGCGCAATCCAGAAGGAGATACTCCTCCTCCTACGGCCACCCTGCAGCGCATTCACGGTAAATGGACACGCTTTGCAGAGCTGTTCGCCGAAAAGGTTGCCACTTTCTACGGCACGCAAAGTTGGGAGTCGATGTGGTCTGCGATTGTAGAAAGGTATCACCGGCTCTCATTTCGGGAATTGGTCCATCAACCTGTTCTTGATCACTGGGATCCAGCAAACCCGGGTGACTTTGGCGGGTTAGGTATGGATAGGGATGAGTCGGCGATCTTTTATGCGATAGGTATCGGTGATGGCAGCTGGGGTGCATTCTATGATGTCTGCTGTCTGTACCCTCTGCGTACTGCAATCTTTGGCTTCAGCAGCCACTTACAGTTGGTTCATGGGCGTGTGGATCAGGAGGGCAAACCTTTCGGCGCACCGTATCTGGGAGTCGAGACGGTACCTGACAGCAAGGGGCTCATGTTCCAGGCACCGGCCTATCTTGGTCTGGCAGCAATGGATGACTGCCTGCTGTTCATGGATATCGATACTCGGGGTGCGTCACTGTATAACCATCTTGCTCAACGTGATGACGGTCTGCTGACTGACAGTTCGGTGTGCGGTCTTCAGAAACTGCCAGATGGTCGTATTCGAGTCCAATACCGTTGGCAGTGGAGCAACTCACAGCGAGAGCAGTTGCTGCACGATGATTTCGACAGCGTTATTCTGACCACGCCGTCCTGGTTGATTGAAACTCAGATCCGGCTTAGTGATTTCAGCCGGGAGTCTTTGCCACAACCGATCATGGATGCCTGGAAGCATGCCCATTGGGAGACCAGCTGCAAAGTCTACGCGCCGCTCAAGAAAGCCTTCCTCGATCGCCAATTTCCTTTGCCACAAATCCTGATCACCGACAGCTTTGTTCACGATGTATATGCCTACCGCTACAACGATAGCTACACCGATGATTGCATCCTTCTCAGCTACACCTGGGAAGACGACGCCACCAAACTGGCAGCATTCTCTGATGAGGAGCTAGTACAAAAGTGCATCACCGAGCTTGATCGGATCCTGTTGCGCTGTTCCAACATCGGTGAAGCCATATCGCCTTACATCGATACTCGAAACATTCGTATACAGCGATGGATGACTGATAGAAACGCCTTGGGCTGCGCAAAGCTTTATCGAGCAGGCACCTATTACGACGCTGTTGGCTTGATGAAATACAACCGTGAACTGAGTACCTCCTCGGGACTTTATCTGGCTGGAGAGTCCTTCTCTGTTGATGCCGGTTGGACGGAGCCATGTCTGCGCACGGCGATCGATACGGTCATAAACATCTGTGATCGCACATCAGCCAAGTTCCATGGTGGCTTCACCCTTGATGACTACCCGCATTACCAGGTCCGGTAG
- a CDS encoding nitrilase family protein: MSELCLPISPVKIAVIQYDPQVGLDNRDGNLKHGLALARRAAREGANLIVLPELANTGYTFQSRAEAYAHAQTLQDGPSLQAWADFAQEHQVYLAAGFAERDGLKLYDSAVLLGPEGMLGHYRKAHLWNHEKLWFTPGDLGFPVFETPIGRIGLLICWDIWFPEVPRLMAAQGADILCSLNNWVWTPPPLFDAAGRCMASYLTMTAAHVNNVYIAAANRIGSERGGRFLGCSLIAGTNGWPIGETASADHETILYADVDLSAARSAPIWNSLNDLPRDRRTDLYDATLGYRMHAPMPR, from the coding sequence ATGTCCGAACTATGCCTCCCCATAAGCCCGGTAAAAATCGCCGTCATTCAGTACGACCCTCAGGTTGGGCTAGACAATCGCGATGGCAACCTGAAACACGGGTTGGCCCTGGCCCGGCGAGCTGCTCGCGAAGGTGCCAACCTGATTGTGCTGCCTGAACTGGCAAACACCGGTTATACCTTTCAGTCGCGTGCCGAAGCCTATGCTCATGCCCAGACGCTACAGGACGGGCCCAGCCTCCAGGCGTGGGCGGACTTTGCGCAGGAACATCAGGTTTATCTGGCCGCAGGCTTCGCGGAACGCGATGGTCTGAAACTCTATGACAGTGCAGTGCTGCTCGGGCCTGAAGGGATGCTTGGGCATTATCGCAAGGCCCACCTGTGGAATCACGAAAAGCTGTGGTTCACCCCAGGCGACCTGGGCTTCCCTGTCTTCGAAACGCCCATCGGACGTATAGGTTTGTTGATCTGTTGGGATATCTGGTTTCCCGAGGTCCCACGCCTGATGGCGGCGCAAGGTGCCGACATCCTCTGCAGCCTGAACAACTGGGTATGGACGCCACCGCCGCTGTTCGATGCTGCCGGACGTTGCATGGCTTCATACCTCACCATGACGGCAGCACACGTCAACAATGTCTATATCGCCGCCGCCAACCGAATCGGTAGCGAGCGGGGAGGCCGTTTTCTGGGCTGTTCGCTGATCGCCGGGACCAACGGATGGCCCATCGGTGAAACGGCCAGCGCAGATCACGAAACCATCCTCTATGCCGATGTCGATCTCAGCGCAGCCCGTTCGGCGCCAATCTGGAACAGCCTCAACGATTTGCCGCGAGACCGGCGTACAGATCTTTACGACGCCACGCTCGGCTATCGCATGCATGCACCGATGCCACGCTGA
- a CDS encoding asparaginase, translating to MTEFKNLPRLSIASLGGTASMQAGEPGRGVTPSLDCERQLALLPHLREMAHLEVATLCLVPSASLSFVMLLDVLAWARAEIEGGSQAVILTQGTDTLEETAYFFNLLWPFDAPLVLTGAMRPPSQPGSDGPANLLAATQVALAHASRGRGALVVINDQIHCATRVRKTASLSMAAFESPGSGSVGELVEGLAVYRQPPCPRMVLPLPERVGHRVALLEACLDADTTLLQAVAAFGFEGLVISGFGAGHVSSAWSDVLGELAPNLPVIVATRTGSGTTARATYGFAGAEIDLQSKGVHMAGQLCPRKCRILLWLLLGTGQQSSLCTWLPR from the coding sequence ATGACGGAGTTTAAAAATTTGCCTCGCTTGTCGATTGCCAGCCTGGGAGGAACAGCCAGCATGCAGGCTGGTGAACCGGGGCGGGGGGTGACGCCAAGTCTCGACTGTGAGAGGCAATTGGCCTTGTTACCTCACTTGCGCGAAATGGCGCACCTTGAAGTGGCCACGCTGTGTCTGGTCCCTAGTGCCTCACTGAGCTTCGTGATGCTTCTGGATGTGCTGGCCTGGGCTCGCGCTGAAATTGAAGGTGGCTCGCAGGCAGTGATACTCACTCAGGGGACTGATACGCTGGAGGAGACGGCGTACTTCTTCAACCTGCTCTGGCCTTTCGACGCACCGCTTGTGCTCACCGGTGCAATGCGCCCGCCCAGCCAGCCGGGGAGCGATGGGCCGGCCAATTTGCTGGCGGCGACGCAGGTAGCTCTGGCTCACGCTAGCAGGGGAAGAGGTGCGCTGGTAGTGATCAACGACCAGATCCACTGCGCAACACGGGTACGCAAGACTGCCAGCCTGTCGATGGCCGCGTTCGAGTCGCCTGGCAGTGGTTCCGTTGGTGAACTCGTAGAAGGCTTGGCGGTTTATCGTCAACCGCCTTGCCCGCGCATGGTGCTACCGCTCCCCGAACGCGTCGGGCATCGGGTTGCGCTGCTGGAAGCTTGCCTGGATGCAGATACAACCTTGCTGCAGGCTGTTGCGGCCTTTGGGTTCGAGGGGCTGGTCATATCCGGGTTTGGTGCCGGGCACGTTTCCAGCGCCTGGTCCGATGTGTTGGGTGAGCTGGCGCCGAACCTGCCGGTGATTGTCGCTACCCGCACCGGAAGTGGGACCACCGCTCGGGCCACCTACGGTTTTGCGGGGGCCGAGATCGACTTGCAGTCCAAAGGCGTACACATGGCCGGACAACTCTGTCCGCGCAAGTGTCGAATATTGTTGTGGTTGCTACTCGGCACGGGGCAACAGTCGTCGCTGTGCACCTGGCTACCCCGATAG
- a CDS encoding UPF0149 family protein, with protein sequence MLPPLSEKELDRLEDLLITYGNDYSVLNLAELNGFFTGLASSPSRINPEQWLPAVAGGKVPKFKKPAHEEAYTALMLRYAHQVAEQLAENVDGFEPVFEESESEEGPAIIMEEWCFGYMRATQIAQWSDLPPEQDQLLKAISLHGLEDNFELLDTMSFDELQACVPHVIAAAKGLYRYQKQQRH encoded by the coding sequence ATGCTCCCCCCCCTCAGCGAAAAAGAACTCGACCGCCTCGAAGACCTGCTGATCACCTACGGCAACGACTATTCGGTCCTCAACCTTGCCGAGCTCAACGGCTTTTTCACCGGCCTGGCCAGCTCGCCCTCCCGGATCAATCCCGAGCAGTGGTTGCCTGCGGTCGCCGGTGGCAAGGTGCCGAAGTTCAAGAAGCCTGCCCATGAAGAAGCCTATACGGCACTGATGCTGCGCTATGCCCACCAGGTGGCGGAACAGCTTGCGGAAAATGTCGACGGCTTTGAGCCGGTGTTCGAAGAAAGTGAAAGCGAGGAAGGGCCGGCGATCATCATGGAAGAATGGTGCTTTGGCTACATGCGCGCTACCCAGATCGCGCAATGGAGCGACCTTCCGCCGGAGCAGGATCAATTGCTCAAGGCTATTTCGCTGCACGGGCTGGAGGATAACTTTGAGCTGCTCGATACCATGAGTTTCGATGAGCTGCAGGCCTGCGTGCCACACGTGATTGCTGCTGCGAAGGGCTTGTATCGGTATCAGAAGCAGCAGCGCCACTGA
- a CDS encoding glutathione S-transferase family protein — protein sequence MIKLYNFPKSGHAHRIELMLSLLNLPTELVFVDLAKGAHKQPEFLALNPLGQVPVIDDNGTVIADSNAILVYLASTYDKAGHWLPHDPVSAARVQRWLTTAAGPLAFGPAAARLVTVFGASFNTDEVIGRAHALLKVMDRELAESPFLVGDQPTIADVANYSYIAHAPEGNVSLEPYPNVRAWLARIEALPGFVAMPRTAVGLQANV from the coding sequence ATGATCAAACTCTACAACTTCCCAAAGTCCGGCCATGCCCATCGCATCGAGCTGATGCTGTCGCTGCTGAACCTGCCCACCGAACTGGTGTTCGTGGATCTGGCCAAGGGCGCGCACAAGCAGCCCGAATTCCTCGCCCTCAACCCCCTCGGCCAGGTACCGGTGATCGATGACAACGGTACTGTCATTGCCGACTCCAACGCCATCCTCGTCTACCTGGCCAGCACGTACGACAAAGCCGGCCATTGGCTGCCCCATGACCCGGTCAGCGCCGCTCGTGTGCAACGCTGGCTTACCACCGCCGCAGGGCCGCTCGCCTTCGGCCCGGCCGCTGCCCGTCTGGTTACAGTGTTTGGCGCCTCATTCAATACCGACGAAGTCATCGGTCGCGCCCACGCCTTGCTCAAGGTGATGGACCGCGAACTGGCCGAGTCGCCATTCCTGGTGGGCGACCAGCCGACCATCGCTGATGTGGCCAACTACTCCTACATCGCCCACGCCCCTGAGGGCAACGTCTCGCTGGAGCCGTACCCCAACGTACGCGCCTGGCTGGCACGCATCGAAGCGCTGCCCGGCTTCGTTGCCATGCCACGTACCGCCGTGGGCCTGCAAGCCAACGTCTGA
- a CDS encoding pyridoxamine 5'-phosphate oxidase family protein codes for MQQTPDPRPSPWHVGEKRLQEQAGVAQRMEAFGQKVIRDYMPDQHREFYRQLPFLVAGAVDAHGKPWATLFEGPEGFVSSPDPRQLLIDTHLASDDPATPGLGAGGAVGLLGIELHSRRRNRINGLIQQGGGGPLAVTVEHAFGNCPQYIQLRAYTRVDEPPQSRLDSSVLDAHAVTMIEQADTFFVASYIDHEDGHRAVDVSHRGGRAGFVKVDGNRLTIPDYAGNLHFNTLGNLLENPQAGLLFVDFSNGNVLQVTGRTDILLDSPLIKDFEGAERLWTLQVEQVVLRRAGVSLRWAFQEYAPTSLMTGTWAEAEQRQQQRERQRQWLTWRVERVEQESRDIRSFYLAPDRPVTFAPGQHIPVRLPLGGDTPLIRTYSLSCAPSDGHLRISVKAQGAASRYLHEQVGVGDLLDVRLPMGSFTLDGDSTRPIVLIGAGVGITPLIAMLREQLARQQSRRIHLFHGARRLADLPFQQELAALSERAGGLLSVHRSLSQPEDDAVPGRDYEHAGRLAIEQVKAKLALDDYDFYLCGPASFTQDLYEGLRAIHVPDKRIHAEAFGPSTLRRHTDDDQPTLQQPPAASEPVPVYFASSAKEARWAPGGGTLLELAEARGLSPDFSCRGGSCGTCKTKVVSGQVHYPNPPAEMPEAGTVLICCAVPGKAQEGGQALVLDI; via the coding sequence ATGCAACAAACCCCTGACCCTCGACCCTCGCCCTGGCACGTTGGCGAAAAACGGCTGCAGGAGCAGGCCGGTGTGGCGCAGCGCATGGAGGCGTTCGGGCAGAAGGTCATTCGTGACTACATGCCCGACCAGCACCGCGAGTTTTACCGACAATTGCCTTTCCTGGTCGCTGGCGCCGTGGACGCCCACGGTAAACCCTGGGCGACGCTGTTTGAAGGCCCCGAAGGGTTCGTCAGCTCGCCCGACCCACGGCAATTGTTGATCGACACCCACCTCGCCAGCGACGACCCGGCAACGCCAGGCCTGGGCGCAGGTGGTGCTGTCGGCCTGCTCGGCATCGAGCTGCACAGCCGCCGGCGCAACCGCATCAACGGGCTTATCCAGCAAGGGGGCGGTGGCCCGCTGGCGGTGACGGTGGAGCATGCCTTCGGCAATTGTCCCCAGTACATCCAGTTGCGCGCTTACACGCGTGTCGATGAGCCGCCGCAGAGCAGGCTGGACTCCAGCGTACTGGATGCCCACGCAGTGACGATGATCGAGCAGGCAGACACCTTCTTTGTCGCCAGCTACATCGACCACGAAGACGGCCACCGCGCTGTGGATGTCTCGCACCGCGGCGGCCGTGCCGGGTTCGTCAAGGTCGACGGCAACCGCCTGACCATCCCCGACTATGCCGGCAACTTGCACTTCAATACCCTCGGCAACCTGTTGGAAAATCCGCAGGCAGGGTTGTTGTTCGTCGATTTCAGCAACGGCAACGTGCTGCAAGTGACGGGGCGCACTGATATTTTGCTCGACAGCCCGCTGATCAAAGACTTCGAGGGCGCCGAGCGGCTATGGACGCTTCAGGTCGAACAGGTCGTGCTGCGCCGGGCTGGCGTGTCGTTGCGCTGGGCCTTCCAGGAGTACGCACCGACCAGCCTGATGACCGGTACCTGGGCTGAGGCCGAGCAGCGCCAGCAGCAGCGCGAACGGCAGCGCCAATGGCTGACCTGGCGTGTGGAGCGGGTAGAGCAGGAGAGCCGAGACATCCGCTCGTTCTACCTTGCGCCAGACAGGCCGGTAACGTTCGCCCCAGGCCAGCACATTCCTGTGCGTCTCCCGCTGGGTGGCGACACGCCGTTGATTCGCACCTACAGCCTGTCCTGCGCGCCATCGGACGGCCACCTGCGCATTAGCGTCAAGGCCCAGGGTGCGGCTTCGCGGTATCTGCACGAACAGGTCGGCGTTGGCGACCTGCTCGACGTGCGGCTGCCCATGGGCAGTTTTACCCTGGACGGCGACAGTACAAGGCCCATCGTGCTGATTGGTGCAGGCGTGGGCATTACCCCGCTGATCGCCATGTTGCGCGAGCAGTTGGCCCGGCAGCAGTCGCGGCGAATTCATCTGTTCCACGGCGCCCGCCGCCTCGCTGACTTGCCATTTCAGCAGGAGCTGGCCGCGTTGTCCGAGCGGGCAGGTGGCCTGTTGAGTGTGCATCGCTCCCTTAGCCAGCCGGAGGACGACGCAGTACCAGGACGCGACTATGAACATGCCGGGCGCCTGGCGATCGAGCAGGTGAAAGCGAAGCTGGCGCTGGATGACTATGACTTCTACCTGTGTGGGCCGGCCAGCTTTACCCAGGACCTGTATGAAGGGTTACGCGCCATACACGTGCCGGACAAGCGCATTCATGCAGAAGCCTTCGGCCCGTCGACACTCAGGCGTCATACCGATGACGACCAGCCGACGCTGCAGCAGCCACCGGCTGCCAGCGAGCCAGTGCCGGTATACTTTGCCAGCTCGGCCAAGGAGGCGCGCTGGGCACCGGGCGGTGGAACCTTGCTGGAACTTGCCGAAGCCCGTGGGTTGTCGCCGGACTTCAGCTGCCGGGGCGGTTCGTGCGGCACCTGCAAGACCAAGGTGGTGAGCGGGCAGGTGCATTACCCGAACCCGCCTGCCGAGATGCCGGAAGCAGGGACAGTGCTGATCTGCTGCGCGGTGCCGGGCAAAGCGCAGGAGGGCGGGCAGGCGTTGGTACTGGACATTTGA